A single region of the Vicia villosa cultivar HV-30 ecotype Madison, WI linkage group LG4, Vvil1.0, whole genome shotgun sequence genome encodes:
- the LOC131598020 gene encoding uncharacterized protein LOC131598020, which translates to MEMVLVDSKRDMIQAVVPAYLLSKFKYEIETGNSYIMQNFKVGKNDFAFKSTNHTYKLVFCGSTSVKKAEFPDIPHNYLNIIGLNSIVEGRFQSNLLVDLIGGITDITQTQVNGDNSKNRIVFSIVDASKTVVQCTLWGQLAVQLYEYYKNNKQASDIVIVLINARVKEAQGGFPISVSNTWNGTKLLINDPAIEEVKNLKERLGVDLPLLSSSSVQVEATQNSFYSDYDKFVWKAEIMSLSEITNLQHETTCVTVATLDKFDAGQIGWYYDGCVECTRSVTAKDGKLKCFKEHISPEPVPRYKLDIMAVDGSSKAKFVFWDTDCVKLIGKSALQMKMDLTQSGDYDPLEFPYELDSILAKELAIRAVYQPKNGRLSVIGFKTDEDVRNKIKESFKFEEEPVSASAENDLTIENSGLTPCKRLINDAIEDNDSVQQSSTKLARDIKKEK; encoded by the exons atggagatGGTTTTGGTTGATTCTAAG CGTGATATGATTCAGGCTGTTGTGCCTGCTTATTTGCTTTCGAAATTCAAATATGAAATTGAAACAGGAAACTCTTATATCATGCAAAATTTTAAAGTTGGGAAGAATGATTTTGCTTTTAAGTCGACAAATCATACATACAAATTGGTTTTTTGTGGGTCAACTTCTGTTAAGAAAGCAGAATTTCCTGATATCCCTCATAACTACCTTAACATTATTGGTTTGAATTCCATAGTTGAAGGAAGGTTTCAATCAAATTTGTTGGTTG ATTTGATAGGAGGAATCACTGATATCACTCAAACCCAAGTTAACGGTGACAACAGCAAGAACAGAATAGTTTTTTCTATTGTAGATGCCAGCAAAACAGTTGTACAATGTACTCTTTGGGGGCAACTTGCAGTTCAGCTATATGAGTATTATAAGAATAATAAGCAAGCCTCTGATATTGTCATTGTGCTAATCAATGCAAGGGTTAAAGAGGCTCAAG GAGGATTTCCAATTAGTGTTTCCAACACATGGAATGGAACGAAACTGTTGATTAATGACCCTGCTATTGAGGAAGTCAAGAATCTAAAAGAAAG ACTTGGTGTTGATTTGCCTTTGTTATCATCTTCAAGTGTACAAGTTGAGGCAACGCAAAACTCATTTTATTCTGACTATGACAAGTTTGTTTGGAAGGCTGAAATAATGAGTCTCTCTGAAATTACAAATCTGCAACAT GAAACAACCTGTGTTACCGTTGCTACCCTCGATAAGTTTGATGCTGGCCAGATTGGATGGTACTATGATGGATGTGTGGAATGCACAAGAAGTGTGACTGCCAAGGATGGAAAGCTGAAGTGTTTTAAAGAGCATATTAGCCCAGAACCTGTGCCACG GTATAAGCTTGATATAATGGCTGTTGACGGCAGTTCGAAGGCAAAGTTCGTCTTTTGGGACACGGACTGCGTGAAGTTGATTGGGAAGTCTGCTCTTCAAATGAAGATGGATTTAACTCAG TCTGGTGATTACGATCCACTTGAATTCCCTTATGAACTTGACTCAATATTGGCAAAAGAATTGGCAATTAGAGCTGTTTATCAGCCTAAAAATGGGAGACTTTCTGTCATTGGCTTCAAGACTGATGAAGATGTGCGTAATAAAATTAAGGAGAGTTTCAAATTTGAAGAG GAACCTGTATCTGCATCTGCAGAAAATGACCTGACCATTGAAAATTCAGGGCTCACTCCATGTAAGAGACTTATAAATGATGCAATAGAGGATAATGATAGTGTTCAACAATCATCAACCAAGCTGGCCAGAGATATTAAAAAGGAGAAATAG